One window of the Prionailurus bengalensis isolate Pbe53 chromosome E1, Fcat_Pben_1.1_paternal_pri, whole genome shotgun sequence genome contains the following:
- the PLD6 gene encoding mitochondrial cardiolipin hydrolase, which produces MERLRWQVAAVATMGLALALEALPSVLRWLRAWRRRGWRSSLRREVLFFPSQVTCTEALLQAPSEGPSAPPVGCPCSLPHGESSLSRLLSALLAARASLELCLFAFSSPQLGRAVQLLHQRGVRVRVITDCDYMALNGSQIGLLRKAGIQVRHDQDLGYMHHKFAIVDKKVLITGSLNWTTQAIQNNRENVLIMEDEEYVRLFLEEFERIWEEFNPTKYTFFPQKKRNH; this is translated from the exons ATGGAGCGGTTACGTTGGCAGGTAGCGGCTGTGGCGACCATGGGTCTCGCGCTGGCTCTGGAGGCGCTGCCCTCGGTGCTGCGCTGGCTGCGGGCCTGGCGACGGCGAGGGTGGCGAAGTTCTCTGCGGCGCGAGGTGCTCTTCTTCCCGTCGCAGGTGACCTGCACCGAGGCTCTGCTGCAGGCCCCGAGCGAGGGGCCGTCGGCGCCGCCAGTGGGCTGCCCGTGCAGCCTGCCCCACGGCGAGAGCTCGCTCAGCCGCCTGCTGAGCGCCCTGTTGGCCGCCCGCGCCAGCCTCGAGCTCTGCCTCTTTGCCTTCTCCAGCCCGCAATTGGGGCGCGCGGTGCAGCTGCTTCACCAGCGCGGGGTGCGCGTCCGGGTCATCACCGACTGCGACTACATGGCCCTCAACGGTTCGCAGATCGGCCTGCTCCGCAAGGCAG GCATCCAGGTGCGACACGATCAGGACCTGGGCTACATGCATCACAAGTTTGCCATAGTGGACAAGAAGGTGCTGATCACGGGCTCCCTCAACTGGACCACTCAAGCCATTCAGAACAATAGAGAAAATGTTTTGATTATGGAGGATGAAGAGTATGTGAGgctttttctggaagaatttgagCGTATCTGGGAAGAGTTTAATCCTACAAAGTATACCTTTTTCCCACAAAAGAAGAGGAATCACTGA